One region of Dehalococcoidia bacterium genomic DNA includes:
- a CDS encoding toxin HicA, which translates to MTDAIAKIVKQMRGNPQNIRFSDLCRVCEYYFGSPRQRDSSHCIYKTPWQGDPRINIQDDNGKAKVYQVGQVLRAIAKLEAQNGDKD; encoded by the coding sequence ATGACCGATGCAATAGCGAAGATAGTAAAACAGATGCGGGGGAATCCGCAAAATATCAGATTCAGCGACCTCTGCAGAGTTTGTGAATACTATTTTGGTAGCCCTCGGCAGAGGGACAGCAGTCATTGTATTTATAAAACGCCCTGGCAGGGCGATCCCCGCATAAATATACAGGATGACAATGGTAAGGCAAAAGTATATCAGGTTGGACAGGTTTTAAGAGCTATAGCTAAATTGGAGGCGCAAAATGGTGACAAAGATTAA
- a CDS encoding toxin-antitoxin system HicB family antitoxin codes for MVTKIKKNTDQYTYRITWSEEDKEFVGLCAEFPGLSWLAKTPEAALQGIRRVVAEAVTDMQSNKETVPQPLAIRRYSGRLMVRIPPHIHRELTIQAAEAKVSINRLISSRLASV; via the coding sequence ATGGTGACAAAGATTAAGAAAAACACTGACCAGTATACATATCGTATTACCTGGTCCGAGGAAGATAAGGAATTCGTCGGTTTATGTGCCGAATTCCCCGGTCTGAGCTGGCTGGCGAAGACCCCCGAAGCGGCACTGCAGGGCATACGCAGGGTGGTGGCGGAAGCAGTTACAGATATGCAGTCCAACAAAGAAACCGTTCCTCAGCCGCTTGCGATCAGGCGCTATTCAGGCAGACTGATGGTGCGTATTCCGCCGCACATCCATCGGGAGTTGACCATACAGGCAGCGGAAGCTAAGGTCAGCATCAATCGTCTCATCAGCTCCCGGCTGGCTTCAGTGTAA
- a CDS encoding ThuA domain-containing protein, with the protein MSQNILLVTSGFFHPPYAGRLALHEALGQLDGFTFRHVPSLEKLPANLEQYSAMVLYYHHKTISDAAFTRFEGFTAGGGGVLAVHSATASFKDSPPYSEILGGRFSGHGPLESFEVRSRSYNIFRGIEPFTLRDELYLHELEPGIDVHFTAMHGNGETPVVWTHRYKQGRICYVEPGHTSNSLKHPAVQEILRRGLQWVCGAE; encoded by the coding sequence GTGAGCCAAAATATCCTGCTGGTAACGTCCGGATTCTTTCATCCGCCCTATGCGGGGAGGCTGGCCCTTCACGAAGCGCTGGGGCAGCTGGACGGTTTCACCTTCCGGCATGTGCCGTCGCTGGAGAAACTCCCCGCCAACCTGGAGCAGTACTCCGCCATGGTGCTTTATTATCATCACAAGACCATATCCGACGCGGCGTTTACGCGCTTTGAGGGTTTCACGGCGGGAGGGGGCGGGGTGCTGGCGGTGCACTCGGCCACGGCCTCGTTCAAAGACTCCCCGCCCTACTCGGAGATACTGGGGGGGCGTTTTTCCGGGCACGGTCCGCTGGAGAGTTTCGAAGTCCGCAGCCGCAGCTATAACATTTTCCGCGGCATCGAGCCCTTCACCCTCAGGGACGAACTGTATCTGCATGAGCTTGAGCCGGGCATCGACGTCCATTTCACGGCCATGCACGGAAACGGCGAGACGCCGGTGGTCTGGACGCACCGCTATAAGCAGGGCAGGATCTGTTACGTGGAGCCGGGACATACATCCAATAGTCTGAAACATCCCGCCGTGCAGGAGATACTGCGGCGCGGATTGCAGTGGGTTTGCGGCGCGGAGTAA
- a CDS encoding Gfo/Idh/MocA family oxidoreductase, whose protein sequence is MKMNVGMVGCGDIAGYTAFFMRLNRGIKIVCCDISPGRAAAFARRHGIKQVFTDYAAMLSQASLDAVYLAVPHNLHFETIKRAIEAGRHVLVEKPLTRTYAEGVEIVKIAQKAGLKLAVNYQYRYDAGIYRLAGAAQSGQLGEIRYARINIPWHRDSKYFENSPWHKSIAQAGGGTLITQGSHFLDAALWACGSRPVSAVGTTAQRVFKDVEVEDLAMGVIELGSGALIEICSSMAAAKEGAVSVELYGSKATAVYTDRPWPRVRFSGGSVKTSNVPVFGFHALQRSIEGFRRWVDGGAPHLAAGGASLPVLAAVEAIYRSAQSGKREKVESTFE, encoded by the coding sequence ATGAAAATGAACGTTGGGATGGTCGGCTGCGGCGACATCGCCGGCTACACGGCCTTCTTTATGCGCCTCAACCGCGGGATAAAAATAGTCTGCTGCGATATATCCCCCGGGCGCGCCGCCGCCTTCGCGCGGCGTCACGGCATTAAACAGGTCTTCACCGATTACGCCGCCATGCTGTCCCAGGCCAGTCTGGACGCCGTCTACCTGGCCGTCCCGCACAACCTGCATTTCGAGACGATCAAACGGGCTATAGAAGCCGGCAGGCACGTGCTGGTGGAGAAGCCGCTCACGCGCACATACGCCGAGGGCGTCGAGATCGTTAAAATTGCGCAGAAGGCCGGCCTCAAGCTGGCCGTCAACTACCAGTACCGCTACGACGCCGGCATATATCGTCTGGCGGGCGCCGCGCAGAGCGGACAGCTGGGCGAGATACGCTACGCGCGCATCAATATCCCCTGGCACCGTGACAGCAAATATTTCGAAAATTCGCCCTGGCACAAGAGCATCGCGCAGGCGGGCGGCGGCACGCTCATCACGCAGGGCAGCCACTTCCTGGATGCCGCCCTGTGGGCCTGCGGGAGCCGTCCCGTATCCGCGGTTGGCACGACCGCACAGCGCGTCTTTAAGGACGTGGAGGTGGAGGACCTGGCCATGGGCGTGATCGAGCTGGGTAGCGGCGCCCTGATCGAGATATGCAGCTCGATGGCGGCGGCGAAGGAGGGGGCGGTATCCGTCGAGCTCTACGGCTCGAAGGCCACCGCGGTCTATACGGACCGTCCCTGGCCGCGCGTGCGTTTCAGCGGCGGCAGTGTAAAGACGAGTAACGTGCCCGTCTTCGGATTTCACGCGCTGCAGCGCAGTATCGAGGGCTTCAGGCGCTGGGTGGACGGCGGGGCGCCCCACCTGGCGGCGGGCGGCGCATCGCTGCCGGTGCTGGCAGCGGTGGAGGCCATTTACCGCTCGGCGCAGAGCGGTAAACGTGAGAAAGTGGAAAGCACATTTGAATAA
- a CDS encoding MFS transporter codes for MQSRSEKLSWWTKIGYGLGDIYGGGSVVMLSFYYLIFLTDVVQIAPVLAGTAILVSKIYDSITDPFEGLIADRTRTKMGRRRPYLLAGIPLIILSFFALFFPFSMDNEMTRFACALAAYLFYSTVVSIVMLNYNALHAEITLDYHERSSLSSWRIFFSTIASIVAALVPLEIVAAFPDVHTGYIVMGMAMGTFFALPFIATIAAVKERPEFQKKPAPFSWRRAFIDPFKNRTFLYTLGMYLFAVVAMDIVATIVVYFVKYFLQRSGEVTFVTGTLLVAQVVSLPLFLWISKRTSKSRSYIAGLVIWVAAMLFSFLLGPANADYWVYVFASVVGLGTGGIMVMIYAIFPDIPDVDELASGERREAIYSALVTFARKFCSALGIFAVALVIGWAGYTAPLQQTIDGATKLIEQPQSEAFLLVLRMVFVFLPIVLLGFALFFALRFPLTPELHRRLNNLLLKMRLKEPVDENEKRELAKVLLG; via the coding sequence ATGCAAAGCAGGAGCGAGAAACTTAGCTGGTGGACCAAAATCGGCTACGGGCTGGGCGACATTTACGGCGGAGGCTCGGTGGTGATGCTCAGCTTTTACTATCTGATCTTCCTGACCGACGTGGTGCAGATCGCGCCGGTGCTGGCGGGCACGGCCATACTGGTCAGCAAGATCTACGACAGCATCACCGACCCCTTCGAGGGGCTGATCGCCGACCGCACGCGCACCAAAATGGGACGGCGGCGTCCCTACCTGCTGGCGGGCATACCTCTGATCATACTGTCGTTCTTCGCGCTCTTCTTCCCCTTCAGCATGGATAACGAGATGACGCGCTTCGCCTGCGCGCTGGCCGCCTACCTGTTTTACTCCACGGTGGTCAGCATCGTGATGCTCAACTACAACGCGCTGCACGCCGAGATCACGCTGGACTACCATGAACGGTCCTCGCTCAGCTCCTGGCGCATCTTCTTCTCCACCATCGCCTCCATCGTGGCGGCGCTGGTGCCTCTGGAGATCGTGGCGGCCTTCCCCGACGTGCATACCGGCTACATCGTGATGGGCATGGCCATGGGCACCTTCTTCGCGCTGCCCTTCATCGCCACCATCGCGGCCGTCAAGGAGCGTCCCGAGTTCCAGAAAAAGCCCGCGCCCTTCAGCTGGCGCAGGGCCTTCATCGACCCCTTCAAGAACCGCACCTTCCTCTACACGCTGGGCATGTACCTCTTCGCCGTGGTGGCCATGGACATCGTGGCCACCATCGTGGTCTATTTTGTCAAATACTTCCTGCAGCGCAGCGGCGAGGTCACCTTCGTCACCGGCACGCTGCTGGTGGCGCAGGTCGTGTCACTGCCGCTCTTCCTGTGGATCAGCAAGCGCACGAGCAAGAGCCGCTCCTATATCGCCGGACTGGTAATCTGGGTGGCGGCCATGCTCTTCAGCTTCCTGCTGGGTCCCGCCAACGCCGATTACTGGGTCTACGTCTTCGCGTCCGTGGTCGGCCTGGGCACGGGCGGCATCATGGTGATGATCTACGCCATCTTCCCCGACATACCCGATGTGGACGAGCTGGCCAGCGGCGAGCGCCGCGAGGCCATCTACTCCGCGCTGGTCACCTTCGCCCGCAAGTTCTGCTCGGCGCTGGGCATTTTCGCCGTCGCGCTGGTTATCGGGTGGGCCGGCTACACGGCGCCGCTGCAGCAGACCATCGACGGCGCGACCAAACTGATCGAGCAGCCGCAGAGCGAGGCCTTCCTGCTGGTGCTGCGGATGGTCTTCGTCTTCCTGCCCATCGTGCTGCTGGGATTCGCGCTGTTCTTCGCCCTGCGCTTCCCACTCACGCCCGAGCTGCACCGGCGGCTGAATAACCTGCTGCTCAAAATGCGCCTGAAGGAGCCGGTGGATGAGAACGAGAAACGCGAGCTTGCTAAAGTTTTGCTGGGATAA
- a CDS encoding NYN domain-containing protein yields MSELPAVETFTLFIDAQNVYNSTRRAFFSTEDSSCYGQIKPFELANLIASRSPQGITRQLKEVRIYTGIPDGSKEPKTHSAYTRQTNIWRNEGAIVISRPLRYLSDWPDTRAQQKGIDVAIAVDFIGLAIDHAHDVGVMASLDTDLVPAIEFVQNRPGTKCKIEIVGFDGGKHNKKALRIPGVWCYWINKDDYLKIADLSSYAKQEPYTQLNLPTL; encoded by the coding sequence ATGAGTGAACTGCCGGCAGTTGAAACGTTCACTTTATTCATAGATGCTCAAAACGTCTATAACTCAACCCGGCGGGCTTTCTTCTCCACTGAAGACAGCAGCTGTTATGGACAAATAAAGCCTTTTGAATTAGCAAACCTGATTGCTTCGCGTAGCCCTCAAGGCATTACACGGCAGTTAAAAGAAGTCCGGATTTATACCGGCATTCCGGATGGGTCCAAAGAACCTAAGACACATTCAGCATATACCAGGCAAACTAATATCTGGAGAAACGAGGGCGCAATCGTGATTTCACGTCCGCTCAGATATTTGTCGGATTGGCCGGATACCAGGGCACAGCAGAAAGGTATAGATGTCGCTATCGCTGTTGATTTCATTGGTCTGGCTATCGATCATGCTCATGATGTTGGCGTTATGGCTTCTCTCGATACCGATCTGGTTCCAGCAATTGAATTCGTTCAAAACAGACCCGGGACGAAGTGCAAGATAGAGATTGTCGGCTTCGACGGTGGAAAACATAACAAGAAAGCTCTAAGAATACCGGGCGTATGGTGTTACTGGATAAATAAAGATGATTATCTCAAAATAGCTGATCTAAGCAGTTATGCAAAACAGGAACCGTATACACAGTTAAATCTACCTACTCTTTAG
- a CDS encoding ubiquinone/menaquinone biosynthesis methyltransferase, with translation MAANSIKKTSGRPLYHIFTRIPDRYDLINHVITLGMDSGWRRQAALICLKDNPGHILDICCGTGDLAITMARLAPYTPEITGADYSQPMLEIAAAKASAAGVGNIRFVNADVAHLPFPDGHFDCITISFAFRNLTYNNPMTEDYLNEILRVLRPDGRFVIVESSQPKSRFIRFLDHLYLKLWVFPAGYLISGNREAYKYLAESAEHFYSAEEMQEYLVKEGFKQATAKRLFFGAAAIYTATK, from the coding sequence ATGGCAGCGAACTCGATCAAGAAAACCTCGGGACGTCCCCTCTACCATATCTTCACCAGGATTCCCGACAGGTACGACCTGATAAACCATGTCATCACGCTAGGGATGGACAGCGGCTGGCGCAGGCAGGCGGCTCTCATCTGTTTAAAGGATAACCCGGGACACATACTGGATATCTGCTGCGGCACGGGGGACCTGGCCATAACCATGGCCCGGCTTGCTCCATATACGCCTGAAATCACGGGCGCCGACTACAGCCAGCCCATGCTGGAAATAGCAGCCGCCAAGGCCTCCGCTGCCGGGGTGGGAAACATACGCTTCGTCAACGCCGATGTGGCACATCTTCCCTTCCCGGACGGCCACTTCGATTGCATCACGATCTCGTTCGCGTTCCGCAACCTCACCTACAACAACCCCATGACGGAAGACTATTTGAATGAAATACTTAGGGTGCTCAGACCGGACGGCAGGTTCGTGATAGTCGAAAGCAGCCAACCAAAATCGCGATTCATACGGTTCCTCGACCATCTTTATCTGAAGCTATGGGTCTTCCCCGCCGGATACCTGATCTCGGGAAACAGGGAGGCCTACAAATACCTGGCGGAATCGGCAGAGCATTTCTACTCCGCCGAGGAAATGCAGGAATATCTGGTGAAGGAGGGTTTCAAACAGGCCACAGCAAAGAGGCTATTCTTTGGCGCCGCAGCCATCTATACAGCCACGAAATAG
- a CDS encoding prenyltransferase gives MKAKLYFLETRPQFLILSIVLGITGVCIAWYDGFFNLGDALLATFGLILTHISVNTLNDYFDYRSGIDKVTDRTPFSGGSGMIKEGLVTQREVLWIGIITLALAALIGLYFILTKGWLLLPLIIVAAACVVLYSPLIQKCYWPEWSPFLGLGFLPVLGMYFSQTGMYTCHAVIAAMPSGFLVHNLLLINEFPDIEADKVAHRKTLPITLGGRGAAIVYTVFTLMVYVWIIGAVIFKAMPVFTLLALLTLPIAVKAIRGSFHYDDRAILVPALANNVMVVMLTQLLIAAGYILSGVFKM, from the coding sequence ATGAAAGCGAAGCTGTATTTTCTAGAAACCAGGCCCCAATTCCTGATCCTCTCGATAGTACTGGGCATAACGGGCGTCTGCATTGCCTGGTACGACGGATTCTTCAATCTCGGCGACGCCCTGCTGGCCACTTTCGGCCTGATACTGACGCACATCAGCGTGAATACGCTGAACGATTACTTCGACTACAGGAGCGGCATCGATAAGGTCACCGACAGGACGCCTTTCAGCGGCGGCAGCGGCATGATCAAAGAAGGACTTGTGACACAGCGCGAGGTGCTGTGGATAGGCATTATCACACTGGCGCTGGCAGCACTCATAGGCCTTTATTTCATACTCACCAAAGGCTGGCTGCTGCTGCCCCTCATCATCGTGGCGGCGGCCTGCGTCGTGCTGTACAGCCCGCTGATTCAGAAATGCTACTGGCCTGAATGGTCGCCCTTCCTGGGACTGGGATTCCTGCCGGTGCTGGGCATGTACTTCTCTCAAACGGGCATGTACACCTGTCACGCCGTTATCGCCGCCATGCCGTCGGGCTTCCTGGTGCATAACCTGCTGCTGATCAACGAGTTCCCCGATATCGAAGCGGACAAGGTGGCGCACAGAAAGACACTGCCCATAACGCTGGGCGGACGTGGCGCGGCCATCGTTTATACCGTATTCACACTGATGGTCTACGTCTGGATCATCGGGGCGGTCATATTCAAGGCCATGCCCGTTTTCACACTGCTGGCACTGCTGACGCTGCCGATCGCCGTCAAGGCGATACGCGGCTCATTCCATTACGACGACAGAGCGATCCTCGTACCCGCGCTGGCCAATAACGTGATGGTCGTTATGCTGACACAACTGCTGATAGCCGCCGGCTATATATTGTCCGGCGTATTCAAGATGTAA
- a CDS encoding J domain-containing protein, translated as MTWDEACQILGVSKDASQEEIKEQYRYKLQLLHPDKNQNKPEAVRKRAEQELTVVISAYNFLLKPLNSPHNPPKLDVSPKYIRFKDIEHNQSKETTVLVKSIGGTFTNIWIDTKALPPWLKVTDVKSLSSEPLPLEMTLKASGISSLQKQSSCYLLIRLENEDTKTKDEVKVLIELLIKTKPAHLNLDRFRIDFNNELANTRSLDSFTIKNDGDEMLYGTLSTANSWISVDKPNISIAPNSSEIIAVAITSAYLPYDQRNTGYIQINTNGGYFAFEVNCTVTVPDYAQQVSASPASEPIYKTSLNIGGFIGAVFAINLYFGWIVYLLSSAFVPKNMSFLYTVIAVVFESIAIVVAIKINIEKKVIGYAPTGPKTYVPPTGAPIHVPATGTSTQYIGNTSSFIYHRQSCQWAMKIPWNRKVNFATLDDAKRSGYRRCKVCRP; from the coding sequence ATGACGTGGGACGAAGCTTGTCAAATTCTTGGTGTTAGCAAAGACGCATCGCAGGAAGAAATAAAAGAGCAGTACCGATATAAGTTACAGCTTTTACATCCTGACAAAAATCAGAATAAACCTGAAGCTGTACGTAAGAGAGCTGAACAAGAGCTGACAGTTGTAATTTCAGCATATAATTTTCTTTTAAAGCCACTAAATTCTCCACATAACCCACCGAAATTGGACGTGTCACCCAAGTACATTAGATTCAAAGATATTGAACATAATCAATCAAAAGAGACAACTGTTTTAGTAAAAAGCATTGGCGGCACATTTACAAATATCTGGATTGATACTAAAGCATTGCCCCCTTGGCTTAAAGTTACAGATGTGAAATCACTATCCTCTGAACCATTGCCACTCGAAATGACTTTAAAGGCTAGCGGAATTTCCAGTTTGCAAAAACAATCTTCATGTTATCTATTAATACGCCTGGAAAACGAAGATACCAAGACCAAGGACGAAGTTAAGGTATTAATTGAATTACTAATCAAAACAAAACCAGCACATCTGAATCTAGATAGATTCCGTATTGATTTCAACAATGAATTAGCAAATACACGCTCATTAGATTCATTTACCATTAAAAATGATGGGGATGAAATGCTTTATGGCACACTTTCAACTGCAAATTCTTGGATATCTGTTGATAAGCCTAATATTAGTATTGCCCCTAACAGTAGTGAGATTATTGCAGTAGCGATAACTAGTGCGTATTTGCCGTATGATCAGAGAAATACTGGTTATATTCAAATCAATACAAATGGTGGTTACTTTGCATTTGAAGTAAATTGTACAGTCACAGTGCCTGACTATGCTCAACAGGTATCGGCAAGTCCTGCTAGTGAACCAATATACAAAACCTCTTTAAACATTGGGGGGTTTATTGGGGCAGTTTTTGCTATTAATCTATATTTTGGCTGGATAGTATATCTTCTTAGTAGCGCTTTTGTACCTAAAAATATGTCATTTTTATACACTGTAATTGCTGTTGTTTTTGAGTCAATAGCAATAGTTGTCGCAATTAAAATAAACATCGAGAAGAAAGTAATTGGTTATGCACCTACGGGGCCAAAAACTTACGTACCGCCAACAGGCGCACCGATACATGTTCCAGCAACGGGCACATCTACCCAATACATTGGTAATACGTCTTCTTTTATTTATCATCGTCAATCTTGTCAATGGGCTATGAAAATACCATGGAACAGAAAGGTCAATTTTGCTACCCTTGACGATGCAAAAAGAAGTGGCTATAGACGATGTAAAGTCTGTCGTCCATGA
- a CDS encoding vWA domain-containing protein, with the protein MTKEIKGISIRKESDTGVLVTSDGIKISTTNKPISIHLEQKKGTVFLLLDCSGSMSGYKLNQARQGVLHFARDAIQKNYQVGLIKFDSDAALICNPNIVLSQIENNLPKFEATGSTNMVDAIKMAHDYLKKYQNPLAMVIATDGVPNDALAALKAGNESKKDGIEIITIGTDDADKDFLSRLASRKDLSSVVTKENLAKAIESAALLLPEPRKKS; encoded by the coding sequence ATGACAAAAGAAATCAAAGGTATAAGTATTCGTAAAGAATCAGATACAGGTGTTTTAGTAACTTCTGATGGCATAAAAATCTCAACAACAAATAAACCTATTAGTATTCATCTTGAGCAAAAGAAAGGCACTGTATTTCTATTACTAGATTGTTCAGGTAGTATGTCAGGTTACAAATTGAATCAAGCTAGGCAAGGTGTTCTTCATTTTGCCAGAGATGCAATTCAAAAAAACTACCAGGTAGGACTAATCAAGTTTGATTCTGATGCTGCTTTAATATGTAATCCGAATATAGTACTTTCGCAGATAGAGAATAATTTACCCAAATTTGAGGCAACTGGCTCTACAAATATGGTTGATGCAATTAAAATGGCGCATGATTATCTAAAAAAGTATCAAAATCCATTGGCAATGGTGATTGCTACAGATGGCGTACCGAATGATGCACTGGCTGCTCTAAAAGCTGGAAATGAATCGAAAAAGGATGGAATAGAAATAATTACTATTGGAACCGATGATGCTGACAAGGATTTTCTATCACGATTGGCATCACGGAAGGATTTAAGTTCTGTAGTTACCAAGGAAAACTTGGCAAAGGCGATAGAATCAGCTGCGTTACTACTGCCTGAACCTAGAAAGAAATCTTAG
- a CDS encoding thermonuclease family protein → MQIIKSILCPWLIDKGSIKKSSCYGICLLLVSVLFTVSCSPYPYLAINYFLITPSPISPGESATLRWSVTGSTSVEIDNGIGEVSASGVLLIKPDATATYIITAINTDRIIQDNATIAVRSNIAQSPVPVPIYPPMKPPDAVKALVTKVIDGDTIWVDVSGKSYKVRYIGMDTPETVHPFKPVEYFGKEASQKNTELVRSKTVYLEKDVSEKDKYGRLLRYVWTDDVTMVNAELVRLGYAYSYTYPPDVKYQDLFLLLQREARENSRGLWAKCP, encoded by the coding sequence ATGCAAATTATTAAATCCATTCTTTGTCCATGGTTAATTGATAAAGGCAGTATTAAGAAGTCGTCCTGTTACGGCATATGCCTTCTCCTGGTTTCAGTTCTATTTACTGTTTCTTGTAGCCCCTACCCGTATCTTGCAATAAACTATTTTCTAATTACTCCTTCGCCGATATCACCAGGAGAATCAGCCACACTGCGTTGGAGTGTGACCGGTTCAACATCAGTGGAAATTGATAATGGTATAGGCGAAGTATCCGCCAGTGGGGTGCTATTAATCAAGCCTGATGCTACAGCTACATATATAATTACAGCTATAAATACTGACAGGATCATTCAGGATAATGCAACTATTGCAGTTAGATCTAATATAGCCCAATCTCCTGTTCCAGTCCCTATATATCCACCAATGAAGCCGCCCGATGCAGTAAAAGCTTTGGTAACAAAGGTTATAGATGGGGATACCATTTGGGTCGATGTAAGTGGTAAAAGCTATAAGGTTCGCTATATCGGGATGGACACGCCAGAAACGGTGCACCCCTTTAAACCTGTGGAATACTTTGGCAAAGAAGCTTCGCAAAAGAACACTGAGTTAGTTAGATCGAAAACTGTGTATTTGGAGAAAGATGTCTCGGAGAAGGATAAATATGGACGTTTACTCAGATATGTTTGGACGGATGATGTAACGATGGTGAATGCTGAGTTGGTACGTCTCGGATATGCATACTCATACACGTATCCACCGGATGTAAAGTATCAGGACCTTTTTCTTTTATTACAGAGGGAAGCACGTGAAAATAGTCGTGGATTATGGGCAAAATGCCCTTAA
- a CDS encoding zinc ribbon domain-containing protein: MEVQQIFQCYRCGAQNYIGQPSCWNCYSPFQWNCPNCRAPVQNTMLNCPYCRLILPWPTQQQNVHKQASEQPYYQQQTSSLSPQYQQQRRQTEKAPKEKRKNPWLIGILAVIVLIVIGGIINITNSNTTQVTKTTVLPLANTPDTSDTSDTPTINNTPNTIFSGTDMVYITRTGKKYHRADCGYLSESKIPIERAEAINNGYTPCSRCKP; this comes from the coding sequence ATGGAAGTGCAGCAAATATTTCAATGCTATAGATGCGGTGCTCAGAATTACATAGGCCAGCCCAGTTGCTGGAACTGCTATTCTCCATTTCAATGGAACTGCCCCAACTGCAGAGCTCCTGTTCAAAACACGATGTTAAATTGTCCGTATTGCCGTTTAATACTACCTTGGCCAACTCAGCAACAAAACGTACATAAACAAGCATCCGAACAGCCTTATTATCAACAGCAAACCAGCAGTTTAAGCCCGCAATATCAGCAACAGAGAAGGCAGACTGAAAAAGCTCCGAAAGAAAAAAGGAAAAATCCTTGGCTCATTGGTATCCTAGCGGTCATAGTCCTCATTGTAATAGGCGGTATTATCAATATCACTAATAGTAATACTACCCAAGTAACGAAGACTACAGTCTTGCCGCTTGCTAATACTCCTGATACTTCAGATACATCAGACACTCCAACAATTAATAACACCCCAAATACAATATTCAGTGGCACAGATATGGTATATATCACCAGAACTGGCAAAAAGTACCACAGAGCAGATTGTGGATACTTATCTGAGAGTAAAATACCTATTGAGCGAGCAGAAGCTATTAATAATGGCTATACTCCTTGCTCTAGGTGCAAACCATAA
- the argC gene encoding N-acetyl-gamma-glutamyl-phosphate reductase: protein MNKIKAGIINVTGYAGVELARILWQHPNVELVSVTGRSAAGKKLGEVFPHLGVTGLTVTAELEGKIDVAFSAMAHKASAEGIVPLLNKGIKVVDISADFRLKEAAWYPLWYDFDHPAPELLKKAVFGLPELHRAAIKGADLVANPGCYPTSAILALAPLVQMGLVEPDLIVDSKSGVSGAGRTLTLPTHFSEASDNVRAYGLGGHRHLPEIQQELTLLDATKSVSVTFVPHVVPMTRGIESTCYAKAKPGKLSGGKEELDKVYYDFYRDEPYTKVVQQPPESKHTLGSNLCLVYPTINQKTSRVVVITCIDNLVKGAAGQAVQNMNIMFGLPETSGLEPLPLYP, encoded by the coding sequence ATGAACAAAATAAAAGCGGGCATCATCAACGTCACCGGTTACGCCGGCGTCGAGCTGGCGCGCATCCTCTGGCAGCATCCCAACGTCGAGCTGGTCTCTGTGACGGGCAGGAGCGCGGCCGGCAAGAAGCTGGGCGAGGTCTTTCCTCATCTGGGCGTGACAGGCTTGACCGTGACGGCCGAGCTGGAGGGCAAAATAGACGTCGCCTTCTCGGCCATGGCCCACAAGGCCAGCGCCGAGGGCATCGTGCCGCTGCTGAATAAGGGTATCAAGGTTGTGGACATCAGCGCGGACTTCCGCCTCAAGGAGGCCGCCTGGTACCCGCTCTGGTACGATTTCGACCATCCCGCGCCGGAGCTGTTGAAGAAGGCCGTCTTCGGTCTGCCTGAACTGCACCGCGCCGCCATCAAGGGCGCCGACCTGGTGGCCAACCCGGGCTGTTATCCCACGTCAGCTATACTGGCGCTGGCGCCGCTGGTCCAGATGGGGCTGGTCGAGCCGGACCTGATCGTCGACAGCAAGTCGGGCGTATCCGGTGCCGGCCGGACGCTCACCCTTCCTACTCATTTCTCAGAGGCCAGCGACAACGTGCGCGCTTATGGTTTGGGCGGCCATCGCCATTTGCCGGAGATACAGCAGGAGTTGACCCTGCTGGACGCCACGAAAAGCGTCTCAGTGACGTTTGTGCCCCATGTGGTGCCCATGACGCGCGGCATCGAGAGCACCTGCTACGCGAAAGCGAAGCCGGGCAAGCTCAGCGGTGGCAAGGAAGAGCTGGACAAAGTCTACTACGATTTTTACCGCGACGAGCCGTATACCAAAGTGGTGCAGCAGCCTCCCGAGAGCAAGCATACGCTGGGCAGCAATTTATGCCTGGTCTACCCCACCATCAACCAGAAGACGAGCCGTGTGGTGGTGATAACCTGCATCGACAACCTGGTCAAGGGCGCTGCTGGACAGGCCGTGCAAAATATGAATATAATGTTTGGTTTGCCGGAGACGTCCGGCCTTGAGCCCCTTCCCCTCTATCCATAA